One bacterium genomic window, AAGGAAAGGGAAAACGACGCTTTTCCCTTTCCGTGGAGCGAAAAGTCCCGGATTGGACTTTTTGCGACCCTATCAATCTTAGAATATGCAAGAATCAGTTTCTGGAAAACATACTTCAATTTTAACCCTGTGCAACCCTGCCTGCCGGGGCGTAGCTTCAGCGAAGACTGGTGTACCCTGTGGAGAGTATTATTTATCAGGCACAAAGATCCGGGATTCACTCAACACGGGTTGCTATTCCGTACGTAATATAGTACCGTACGCTATATGGTACGTTTAATCGGATCATATAGCAACGGAGGAACGCCATGAAAACGATGTCCGTTAGCAAGGCCAGGGCCAACCTTTACAAGCTCCTGGAGGAGGCGGGACAGTCTCACGAGCCCCTCGTCATCACCGGCAAGAGGGGCAACGCCGTCCTGGTGGCTGAAGAAGACTGGAGGGCCATCCAGGAGACCTTATACCTTCTCTCCATCCCCGGGATGAGGGAGTCGATCCGGGAGGGCCTTGAGACTCCCGTAGAGGAGTGTGCCGAGGTTCTCGACTGGTGACCTGGCGCCTCGTCTACACAAGCCAGTCCAGGAAAGATGCTAAAAAACTGGCCGCCTCGGGGCTGAAAGAGAAAGC contains:
- a CDS encoding type II toxin-antitoxin system Phd/YefM family antitoxin; translation: MKTMSVSKARANLYKLLEEAGQSHEPLVITGKRGNAVLVAEEDWRAIQETLYLLSIPGMRESIREGLETPVEECAEVLDW